CCGCGAGCTGCGGGCGCTGTCGAACCGCATCGGCAACGTCCTCGCCGCCCACGGGGTGAGAGAGGACGACGTGGTGGTCTCGGCGATGCCCGACCACCACCTGCACGTCGCCACGTTCTATGCGGCCCTGAAACTGGGCGCCGCCTTCAGCGGACTCAACTACAGGCTGAACCCGGCGAAACCGCTCGGCGACGCGCGCCACTGCCGGGCGAAGGTGGCGATCGTCGCGCCGGAGCACGTCGAGCTGGGGCGCCGGCTCGCCGCCGAGTCGGGTGTCGGGACGGTACTGGTCACGACCGGCTCCGAGCACGGCCTGCCCGTCCTGGACGAGCTGCTCGCGGACGCGTCGGACGAGCTGCGGATCACGCCGCGCAACGCCGACGACGTCGCGGCGATCAACTTCACCTCGGGCACGTCGGGCACGTCCAAGGGCGTGACGTTCACCCACGGGACCCTGGGCAACTCGGCCTGGGGTGCGGTCTTCCTGGGCGGGATCACCAGCAGCGCGCGCAACCTGTCGCTGGTGGGGATGTACCACAGCGGCGGCATCCACGACTCGGTCCGGATGGTCATGGCCGGCGGCACCATCCTGTGGAGCAACGGCTGGGACGTCGACCGCGTCATCGGGATCCTCGTCGACCAGCGGCCCAACTGGGCGTACTGGATCATCCCGACGATGGCGCGGGACCTCATGCGCCACCCCCGCTGGCCCGAGGTCGACCTGACCGGTTTCCGCACCTACGTCGCCGGCGAACCGGTGCCCGCCGACGTGCGCGACGCCCTGCTGGGCAAGGGCGCGCAGGTCGGCAACATGTACGGCCTGACCGAAGCGATGCCGGTGTGCGTGCTCGGCCCCTCGCTCTACTACGGCGACGAGACGACCGTGCCGGCCGGCTCCTCGGGCCGGCCGAGCAAGGGCTTCGTCACGGCGGTGCTCAAGGACCCGTTCACCGGGCAGACGATCGAGGGCGACGACGTCGAGGGCGAGGTGTGCATCTCCGGAGACGTCGTGACGCCCGGGTACTTCGGCGATCCCGAACGCACCGCCGAGGCGTTCGACGACGAGGGCTTCCTGCACACCCGC
This sequence is a window from Pseudonocardia petroleophila. Protein-coding genes within it:
- a CDS encoding class I adenylate-forming enzyme family protein, encoding MNLAWWLERSCWEYPDKHVVVDADGTAVTYRELRALSNRIGNVLAAHGVREDDVVVSAMPDHHLHVATFYAALKLGAAFSGLNYRLNPAKPLGDARHCRAKVAIVAPEHVELGRRLAAESGVGTVLVTTGSEHGLPVLDELLADASDELRITPRNADDVAAINFTSGTSGTSKGVTFTHGTLGNSAWGAVFLGGITSSARNLSLVGMYHSGGIHDSVRMVMAGGTILWSNGWDVDRVIGILVDQRPNWAYWIIPTMARDLMRHPRWPEVDLTGFRTYVAGEPVPADVRDALLGKGAQVGNMYGLTEAMPVCVLGPSLYYGDETTVPAGSSGRPSKGFVTAVLKDPFTGQTIEGDDVEGEVCISGDVVTPGYFGDPERTAEAFDDEGFLHTRDRAYRDAGGWWFIRGRVDDIINSGGEKLSLLEVDEVLRAHPDVVDAGCVGVAHERFGEVPAAFVQISGGLSEKSVRDLLDAHCIAALERWKRPRLYVLVDEVPRTPAKRSKMAAAMRERIEGLTVADADGVTTLGALRRGATA